Proteins encoded together in one Rutidosis leptorrhynchoides isolate AG116_Rl617_1_P2 unplaced genomic scaffold, CSIRO_AGI_Rlap_v1 contig476, whole genome shotgun sequence window:
- the LOC139883932 gene encoding uncharacterized protein, which translates to MNGHELRYSPIEKIYLALMLAIKKLRHYMHAQPIRLISRADPIKASKGQAVADFLADHPIPDDWVLSDDLRDKDVSYLSVSQDWCMLFDGAARKDGAGVGVVFVSPEDDVAPFSFILSRNFSNNMAEYQALILGLEAVVDMKLHHLRVFGDSLLIINQVLGIYEVRKEELEPYCQYAQVLMGWFLSITLEHILRIKNQQADALTNLASTLTFPERAIKIEVRKVWIVPSLFPFDKDIVNEAL; encoded by the exons TATTGAAAAGATTTATCTTGCCCTCATGTTGGCTATCAAGAAGCTTAGGCATTACATGCATGCACAACCTATTCGCCTAATCTCAAGGGCTGATCCGATCAA AGCCAGCAAGGGACAAGCAGTAGCGGACTTTCTTGCCGACCATCCCATCCCGGATGATTGGGTTCTTTCGGATGATCTGCGTGATAAGGATGTGTCTTATTTGTCCGTCTCTCAAGATTGGTGTATGCTCTTTGATGGGGCTGCCCGGAAGGATGGTGCCGGTGTAGGTGTCGTATTCGTGTCACCAGAAGATGATGTTGCTCCATTCTCATTTATCCTAAGCAGGAATTTCTCTAACAACATGGCTGAATATCAAGCACTAATTCTTGGGTTGGAAGCAGTAGTCGACATGAAGCTTCATCACTTAAGGGTTTTTGGTGATTCTCTCCTTATCATCAATCAAGTTCTTGGGATCTATGAGGTGAGGAAGGAAGAGTTAGAGCCTTACTGTCAATATGCACAAGTACTTATGGGGTGGTTTCTTTCTATCACCCTTGAGCACATTCTAAGGATAAAAAATCAACAAGCAGATGCTCTTACTAATCTAGCATCAACACTCACCTTTCCTGAGCGAGCAATAAAAATAGAGGTTCGTAAGGTATGGATAGTTCCTTCCCTCTTCCCTTTTGATAAAGACATAGTGAATGAAGCACTTTGA